From Tachypleus tridentatus isolate NWPU-2018 chromosome 8, ASM421037v1, whole genome shotgun sequence, a single genomic window includes:
- the LOC143222729 gene encoding sulfotransferase 1B1-like isoform X2 has product MSLQLTGGGKEANESSFESVRNITIFSSILVMLSLKLLYNTPLGNFFSATRSKTMSEKEDQVIPAEKYPFLDSDPVKAAYVRSIPKSQFYRNVLLQGYFVPPSILQGLADFEVRPDDVFIITYPKSGTTWTEEIVSLIFNDGDTKKVQNKLLIYRVHHLEVGRPIGHFRYLQKLKSPRFMATHLPLNCIPRQLQQAHCKIIYVVRNPKDNAVSYYHHHRMSTFLGNYKGPWSDFLSHFLKGHLVYGSWFDHVLTYWKFHLEHPDKVLFISYEELKMDLEKMIERIAIFLSHPLAAETIKTIANHCSFDQMKNNNMVNREQLPITDFFDMTQSKFMRKGIIGDWKNYFTDEQNKLFDRVYKEKMVGSGLDLVFEPNEAFKRIKTYGRIILSSKTNTNRENCIRSISVISEEEKHDEKRDLWMPSRTDVTDNRSVCIASFHWKEIKKVAVDVASTADDFKREINKTSSESNRKNQDSTLIRSVDQNNEEFCNFNNDRDVINPNFGD; this is encoded by the exons ATATTTTCATCGATATTAGTCATGTTGTCTCTGAAGCTATTGTACAACACCCCACTGGGCAACTTCTTCAGTGCTACACGAAGCAAGACCATGTCTGAGAAGGAAGATCAGGTGATACCAGCAGAAAAATACCCTTTTCTCGACAGTGATCCTGTGAAAGCTGCATACGTCCGTTCCATCCCAAAATCCCAGTTCTACAGAAATGTTTTACTTCAAGGATATTTTGTACCGCCATCCATTCTCCAAGGCTTAGCAGATTTTGAAGTCAGACCCGATGACGTTTTCATCATCACCTATCCGAAATCTG GTACAACTTGGACGGAGGAGATTGTCTCTCTAATATTTAATGATGGAGATACTAAAAAGGTACAAAATAAACTCCTCATCTATCGGGTTCACCATCTGGAGGTTGGAAGACCTATCGGTCATTTCAGGTATCTTCAGAAGCTCAAGTCTCCGCGATTCATGGCCACTCACCTCCCACTGAATTGTATCCCACGCCAGTTACAACAGGCTCATTGCAAA ATAATTTACGTCGTTAGAAACCCTAAAGACAATGCAGTTTCCTATTACCATCACCACAGGATGTCTACGTTTCTTGGGAACTACAAGGGACCATGGAGTGACTTCCTCTCTCACTTTCTTAAGGGACATT TGGTGTATGGATCCTGGTTCGATCACGTCCTTACTTATTGGAAGTTCCATCTGGAACATCCAGATAAAGTCCTTTTCATTTCATACGAAGAACTGAAAATG GATTTGGAGAAAATGATCGAGAGAATCGCTATCTTTTTGAGTCATCCACTTGCTGCTGAAACCATCAAAACAATCGCTAATCACTGTTCATTTGACCAAATGAAGAACAATAACATGGTTAACAGAGAACAGCTTCCCATCACAGATTTCTTTGACATGACTCAGTCTAAGTTCATGCGAAAAG GTATCATTGGAGATTGGAAGAATTATTTCACAGACGAGCAGAACAAACTATTTGATAGAGTATACAAAGAAAAGATGGTTGGGTCTGGACTTGATCTTGTTTTTGAGCCAAATGAAGCCTTCAAGCGAATAAAAACCTATGGCCGAATTATCTTGTCAtctaaaacaaacactaatagGGAAAATTGTATACGTTCTATTAGTGTCATCAGTGAAGAAGAAAAACATGATGAAAAACGTGATCTTTGGATGCCTTCAAGAACGGATGTTACTGATAATCGTAGTGTCTGTATAGCCAGTTTTCATTGGAAGGAGATAAAGAAAGTTGCTGTCGATGTGGCATCTACTGCTGATGATTTTAAAAGAGAGATCAATAAAACGTCTTCAGAATCAAACCGCAAAAATCAAGATTCTACACTTATACGTTCAGTTGACCAAAATAatgaagaattttgtaatttcaaCAACGACCGAGATGTAATTAACCCAAATTTCGGAGACTAA
- the LOC143222729 gene encoding sulfotransferase 1B1-like isoform X3 produces MLSLKLLYNTPLGNFFSATRSKTMSEKEDQVIPAEKYPFLDSDPVKAAYVRSIPKSQFYRNVLLQGYFVPPSILQGLADFEVRPDDVFIITYPKSGTTWTEEIVSLIFNDGDTKKVQNKLLIYRVHHLEVGRPIGHFRYLQKLKSPRFMATHLPLNCIPRQLQQAHCKIIYVVRNPKDNAVSYYHHHRMSTFLGNYKGPWSDFLSHFLKGHLVYGSWFDHVLTYWKFHLEHPDKVLFISYEELKMDLEKMIERIAIFLSHPLAAETIKTIANHCSFDQMKNNNMVNREQLPITDFFDMTQSKFMRKGIIGDWKNYFTDEQNKLFDRVYKEKMVGSGLDLVFEPNEAFKRIKTYGRIILSSKTNTNRENCIRSISVISEEEKHDEKRDLWMPSRTDVTDNRSVCIASFHWKEIKKVAVDVASTADDFKREINKTSSESNRKNQDSTLIRSVDQNNEEFCNFNNDRDVINPNFGD; encoded by the exons ATGTTGTCTCTGAAGCTATTGTACAACACCCCACTGGGCAACTTCTTCAGTGCTACACGAAGCAAGACCATGTCTGAGAAGGAAGATCAGGTGATACCAGCAGAAAAATACCCTTTTCTCGACAGTGATCCTGTGAAAGCTGCATACGTCCGTTCCATCCCAAAATCCCAGTTCTACAGAAATGTTTTACTTCAAGGATATTTTGTACCGCCATCCATTCTCCAAGGCTTAGCAGATTTTGAAGTCAGACCCGATGACGTTTTCATCATCACCTATCCGAAATCTG GTACAACTTGGACGGAGGAGATTGTCTCTCTAATATTTAATGATGGAGATACTAAAAAGGTACAAAATAAACTCCTCATCTATCGGGTTCACCATCTGGAGGTTGGAAGACCTATCGGTCATTTCAGGTATCTTCAGAAGCTCAAGTCTCCGCGATTCATGGCCACTCACCTCCCACTGAATTGTATCCCACGCCAGTTACAACAGGCTCATTGCAAA ATAATTTACGTCGTTAGAAACCCTAAAGACAATGCAGTTTCCTATTACCATCACCACAGGATGTCTACGTTTCTTGGGAACTACAAGGGACCATGGAGTGACTTCCTCTCTCACTTTCTTAAGGGACATT TGGTGTATGGATCCTGGTTCGATCACGTCCTTACTTATTGGAAGTTCCATCTGGAACATCCAGATAAAGTCCTTTTCATTTCATACGAAGAACTGAAAATG GATTTGGAGAAAATGATCGAGAGAATCGCTATCTTTTTGAGTCATCCACTTGCTGCTGAAACCATCAAAACAATCGCTAATCACTGTTCATTTGACCAAATGAAGAACAATAACATGGTTAACAGAGAACAGCTTCCCATCACAGATTTCTTTGACATGACTCAGTCTAAGTTCATGCGAAAAG GTATCATTGGAGATTGGAAGAATTATTTCACAGACGAGCAGAACAAACTATTTGATAGAGTATACAAAGAAAAGATGGTTGGGTCTGGACTTGATCTTGTTTTTGAGCCAAATGAAGCCTTCAAGCGAATAAAAACCTATGGCCGAATTATCTTGTCAtctaaaacaaacactaatagGGAAAATTGTATACGTTCTATTAGTGTCATCAGTGAAGAAGAAAAACATGATGAAAAACGTGATCTTTGGATGCCTTCAAGAACGGATGTTACTGATAATCGTAGTGTCTGTATAGCCAGTTTTCATTGGAAGGAGATAAAGAAAGTTGCTGTCGATGTGGCATCTACTGCTGATGATTTTAAAAGAGAGATCAATAAAACGTCTTCAGAATCAAACCGCAAAAATCAAGATTCTACACTTATACGTTCAGTTGACCAAAATAatgaagaattttgtaatttcaaCAACGACCGAGATGTAATTAACCCAAATTTCGGAGACTAA